The following proteins come from a genomic window of Macadamia integrifolia cultivar HAES 741 chromosome 14, SCU_Mint_v3, whole genome shotgun sequence:
- the LOC122062082 gene encoding trans-resveratrol di-O-methyltransferase-like, translating into MDHIEKESAEELFHAQAHIWNHIFAFINSMSLRCAVELGIPDIVHNHHQPITLSELVMKLAIPKTKTAFLFRLMRLLVHSGFFCQQEEGYVLTPSSRLLLKDNGKSVSPFLQAMLDPILVTPWHFLSAWFRGDGLNPFETTHGRTLWDYAGEDNELNKFFNEAMASDARLVISVVVTDYKVVFEGLRSLIDVGGGTGTVAKTIAETFPSLKCTVFDLPHVIATLKGNENLTYIAGDMFESIPPADAVLLKWILHDWTDEQCIKILKGCKEAISSGDRKRNLRKVIIIDMVVEDRKEEHKSTETQLFFDMLMMTLVIGKERTKKEWEKLFLESGFTHYKITPLLGLRSLIEVYP; encoded by the exons ATGGATCACATTGAGAAAGAGAGTGCTGAAGAGTTGTTCCATGCTCAAGCTCATATATGGAACCATATATTTGCCTTCATAAACTCTATGTCACTTAGATGTGCAGTTGAGCTAGGCATACCAGACATTGTCCACAACCATCACCAACCCATCACCCTCTCTGAACTAGTCATGAAGCTTGCCATCCCAAAGACCAAGACTGCTTTTCTATTCCGCCTCATGCGCTTATTGGTGCACTCTGGCTTCTTCTGTCAGCAAGAAGAAGGATATGTGCTCACACCCTCTTCTAGGCTCCTCCTTAAGGATAATGGCAAGAGTGTATCACCCTTCTTGCAAGCAATGCTTGATCCGATCCTGGTGACACCTTGGCATTTCCTTAGTGCATGGTTCCGAGGGGATGGTCTCAATCCATTTGAGACTACACATGGGAGGACCCTCTGGGACTATGCAGGAGAAGACAATGAGCTCAACAAGTTCTTCAATGAGGCAATGGCCAGCGATGCTCGATTGGTGATAAGTGTGGTTGTTACAGACTACAAGGTTGTGTTTGAAGGATTAAGGTCATTGATTGATGTAGGGGGTGGCACTGGAACTGTGGCAAAGACCATTGCAGAAACCTTCCCAAGCTTGAAATGTACAGTGTTTGACCTACCACATGTGATTGCTACTTTGAAAGGGAATGAGAACCTAACATATATTGCAGGTGACATGTTTGAGTCCATCCCTCCTGCAGATGCAGTTCTTCTCAAG TGGATTTTGCATGACTGGACCGACGAGCAATGTATAAAGATATTGAAGGGATGCAAAGAGGCGATCTCTAGCGGGGATCGGAAACGAAACCTGAGGAAGGTGATCATCATAGACATGGTGGTGGAAGATAGGAAGGAAGAGCACAAGTCAACAGAAACACAACTCTTCTTTGATATGTTAATGATGACTTTGGTCATTGGAAAAGAAAGGACCAAGAAAGAATGGGAGAAGCTTTTCTTGGAGTCTGGATTTACTCACTATAAGATCACTCCTCTCTTGGGTTTGAGATCTCTCATTGAAGTTTACCCTTAA